The following proteins come from a genomic window of Candidatus Eisenbacteria bacterium:
- a CDS encoding acetate--CoA ligase family protein — protein MARIIEAKGKEILQKAGLPTPKGRVATTPAEARSIAAEIGGECVLKAQILVTGRAAKGLIRFAKDVASAEKEARDLLGRVESNQTVVQVLVEEKVDVAKEYFAAVLVDDRLRAPRILFSSRGGSGIEEIAKKYPESVIDAPIDILTGLQAFEARDLVRKVGISGRTLLKLGDFLPNLYKAFRQVEARTIEVNPILETTDGRLIAGDCHLTVDDYAVFRHPELGITMARELDHTPTPLEMAAYRCEQEDYRGTFYFFQMAQGFKAGEGYVGFHGAGGGGSMMSMDALQKFNFKPANFCDTSGNPPASKVYRAAKVILQQKEIDGYFASGSGVASQEQFQSARGMIKAFRELNLSVPAVIRLGGNAEEIAIDILHKYGKDLPAPVEAYGKDDSAVFCAERLRDLVDNWKKPKAGAAPVTRIGNQEAPDKPYKFATMTGSLTIDHAKCVHCTNQVCIPACPTQILALNDNKAPVLAVTEEVAKKGRCTECLACELACWDEAENAIHIDLPIPGLEETSA, from the coding sequence TTGGCCAGAATCATTGAAGCTAAAGGTAAGGAAATCCTGCAAAAAGCGGGGCTCCCGACTCCGAAGGGTCGCGTAGCGACGACACCCGCGGAAGCCCGTTCGATCGCGGCGGAGATCGGGGGTGAATGTGTTCTCAAGGCCCAAATCCTTGTCACGGGGCGCGCGGCGAAGGGGTTGATACGTTTCGCCAAGGATGTCGCATCGGCTGAGAAGGAAGCCCGGGATCTTCTGGGGCGCGTCGAATCGAATCAGACGGTGGTGCAGGTTCTTGTGGAGGAGAAGGTCGATGTGGCGAAGGAATACTTCGCCGCGGTTCTGGTCGATGACCGCCTCCGCGCGCCGCGGATTCTTTTCAGCTCTCGGGGCGGATCGGGTATCGAGGAGATTGCGAAAAAGTATCCCGAATCGGTGATCGATGCGCCGATCGATATTCTCACGGGTCTGCAGGCTTTTGAGGCCCGCGATCTCGTCCGGAAGGTCGGCATATCCGGCCGGACGCTCCTGAAACTCGGCGATTTCCTGCCGAATTTGTACAAGGCTTTCCGGCAGGTGGAGGCGCGCACCATCGAGGTGAATCCGATCCTCGAAACGACGGATGGCCGTCTGATCGCGGGCGATTGCCATCTCACCGTCGACGATTATGCCGTCTTCCGGCATCCCGAGTTGGGGATCACCATGGCGCGGGAGCTGGATCACACACCGACGCCCTTGGAGATGGCCGCCTATCGCTGTGAACAGGAAGATTACCGGGGTACATTTTACTTTTTCCAAATGGCCCAGGGATTTAAAGCCGGCGAGGGTTATGTCGGATTCCACGGCGCCGGCGGCGGCGGCAGTATGATGAGTATGGATGCCCTGCAAAAATTTAATTTTAAACCCGCGAATTTCTGCGATACCAGCGGGAATCCTCCGGCAAGCAAGGTGTATCGCGCCGCTAAGGTCATCCTTCAACAAAAAGAGATCGACGGATACTTCGCCAGCGGAAGCGGTGTGGCAAGCCAGGAGCAGTTTCAATCCGCGCGGGGAATGATAAAGGCCTTCCGCGAATTGAATCTCTCCGTGCCCGCCGTGATCCGGCTCGGCGGCAATGCAGAAGAGATCGCCATCGATATCCTCCATAAGTACGGTAAGGATCTTCCCGCGCCGGTGGAAGCTTATGGCAAGGACGATTCGGCGGTCTTCTGCGCCGAGCGGCTTCGGGATCTCGTCGACAATTGGAAGAAGCCGAAGGCTGGAGCGGCGCCGGTGACTCGCATCGGGAATCAGGAGGCGCCGGACAAGCCGTACAAGTTTGCAACGATGACCGGCAGCCTGACGATCGATCATGCGAAGTGCGTGCATTGTACAAATCAGGTCTGCATTCCCGCCTGCCCAACGCAAATTCTGGCGCTGAATGACAACAAGGCGCCTGTCCTGGCGGTGACCGAAGAAGTGGCGAAAAAGGGCCGCTGCACCGAATGCCTGGCCTGCGAGCTGGCGTGTTGGGACGAGGCGGAGAACGCGATTCATATCGACCTGCCCATTCCCGGATTGGAGGAAACTTCCGCATGA
- a CDS encoding sugar ABC transporter permease translates to MSTGQRFKNLKQVLVYLAVIVITLITIYPVLVVINISLRPSDALYSTSLSLIPEKATFQAYHDILFTKDFLVWMRNSFLVSIAVTILGVTLASSAGYAFSRYGFPGRKAGMVALLVTQMFPATMLLLPLFILMSRLALVDTLLGLIVAYTATVLPFTIWTMKGYYDTIPRDLEEAALVDGTGPFGAFVRIILPLARPALMITGLFSFMAGWSEFIVARVIVSSQSLYTLPLGLEGLAGTFQTEWATYSAGSILVSIPVVALFLILNRFLVGGLTLGGVKG, encoded by the coding sequence ATGAGCACGGGACAACGGTTTAAAAATCTCAAACAGGTTCTCGTCTATCTCGCCGTCATCGTGATCACGCTCATCACAATCTACCCTGTTCTGGTCGTGATCAATATTTCGCTGCGCCCCTCGGATGCACTCTACTCGACATCCTTGAGCCTCATCCCGGAGAAGGCCACCTTTCAAGCCTATCACGACATCCTCTTTACAAAAGATTTTCTTGTCTGGATGCGGAATTCCTTCCTCGTGTCGATCGCCGTCACGATTCTTGGTGTGACCTTGGCCTCATCGGCCGGCTATGCCTTCTCGAGGTACGGTTTTCCGGGCCGGAAGGCCGGAATGGTCGCTCTTCTGGTGACGCAGATGTTCCCGGCGACGATGCTGTTGCTGCCCCTCTTCATACTGATGAGCCGTCTCGCCCTGGTCGACACCCTCCTGGGCCTCATTGTGGCTTATACGGCGACAGTGCTCCCTTTCACAATCTGGACGATGAAGGGTTACTATGACACGATCCCCCGTGATCTGGAGGAAGCGGCCCTGGTGGACGGAACGGGGCCGTTCGGGGCCTTTGTCCGCATTATTTTGCCGTTGGCGCGGCCCGCCCTCATGATCACCGGCCTCTTCTCTTTCATGGCCGGCTGGTCCGAGTTTATTGTCGCGCGCGTCATTGTGAGCAGCCAATCATTGTATACCTTGCCGCTGGGGCTTGAGGGCCTGGCCGGGACTTTCCAAACGGAATGGGCGACGTACTCCGCCGGATCCATCCTGGTCTCGATTCCGGTGGTGGCGCTCTTTTTAATTCTCAATCGATTCCTAGTGGGCGGGTTGACGCTAGGGGGAGTCAAGGGTTGA
- a CDS encoding HPP family protein — MRKLNARGLPDWSENQELQNHASPHPAEPAIRVLTGYGRIVPKKSPQQGFIFRLIAFLAHLQLIYLVKSAKHWRLFLILYVFFKGAVALGIITAVAFVTHFPLLFPPLGPSAFILFNTPMSPNASPKNVILSHTVAALSGLTALHLLVLIFPEAHLSNPQILSWPRVAVIGLAMGLTGALILALRCPHPPAAATALIVALGYFETPIKVLGLLLALVLLVLQAFLFNRILGGMPYPLWKCDPKIARDYGELAGIGDETSSFWQRLTIKVFQRR; from the coding sequence ATGAGGAAACTGAACGCCAGGGGGCTGCCTGATTGGTCTGAAAATCAAGAGCTGCAAAATCACGCCTCCCCCCATCCGGCAGAGCCCGCCATCCGGGTTCTGACCGGATACGGGAGAATTGTACCCAAGAAATCTCCGCAACAAGGCTTTATCTTCCGGCTGATTGCCTTCCTAGCGCATCTCCAGCTCATCTATCTGGTCAAGAGCGCGAAACATTGGCGGCTTTTTTTAATTCTCTATGTCTTCTTCAAGGGCGCCGTGGCATTGGGTATTATTACCGCCGTTGCCTTTGTGACCCATTTCCCGTTGCTTTTCCCGCCACTGGGTCCCTCGGCATTCATTCTCTTCAACACACCCATGTCGCCGAACGCGAGCCCCAAAAATGTAATCCTATCTCACACCGTCGCGGCGCTTTCGGGATTGACGGCGCTTCACCTGCTGGTTCTCATCTTCCCCGAGGCTCATCTCAGCAACCCGCAGATCCTAAGCTGGCCGCGGGTCGCGGTGATTGGTTTGGCCATGGGTTTGACAGGAGCGCTCATCCTTGCGCTCCGATGCCCGCATCCCCCCGCCGCCGCCACCGCCCTGATTGTCGCGCTGGGTTACTTTGAGACACCCATCAAGGTCTTGGGTCTCCTCTTGGCCCTGGTCCTCCTCGTGTTGCAGGCCTTTCTCTTCAATCGCATCTTGGGCGGCATGCCCTATCCCCTTTGGAAGTGCGATCCGAAGATTGCGCGTGACTATGGGGAGCTTGCCGGGATAGGCGATGAGACATCCTCGTTTTGGCAGAGGTTGACAATCAAGGTTTTCCAGCGCCGGTGA
- the ugpC gene encoding sn-glycerol-3-phosphate ABC transporter ATP-binding protein UgpC has product MATVRLENVDKVYGRGKRVLSDLSLEIKDHEFLVLVGPSGCGKSTVLRIIAGLEEVTAGTVWIGDRIVNDVPPKARDVAMVFQSYALYPHMTAYENISFGLRLRKIPKKEIDKTVRNVAQILGVVELLDKMPKQLSGGERQRIALGRAIVRNPQVFLFDEPLSNLDAKLRTEMRSEISSLHRRLQVTTVYVTHDQVEAMTMGERIVVLKDGIVQQIGEPLEIYQKPINLFVAGFIGSPQMNLFRADVSADAARIALFGTSLPLPESGRKLLTGSSGKAVDLGLRPENVHLDPAGAVKTEVTLVEPTGGESYVYSRMGNLTLVAQAPGAIRLAIGEEIHLRFDLEQAHFFNTETEQRIDSL; this is encoded by the coding sequence ATGGCAACCGTTAGACTTGAAAATGTCGATAAGGTCTATGGCCGGGGGAAGCGGGTTCTTAGCGATCTTTCTCTCGAGATCAAAGACCACGAATTCCTCGTGCTCGTCGGTCCCTCCGGCTGCGGCAAGTCGACCGTCCTGCGGATCATTGCGGGGCTGGAGGAGGTTACAGCGGGCACCGTCTGGATCGGTGACCGGATCGTCAATGATGTCCCGCCAAAGGCCCGCGATGTCGCCATGGTTTTCCAGAGTTATGCTCTCTATCCGCATATGACCGCCTATGAAAATATCTCCTTCGGTCTTCGTCTGCGCAAAATCCCCAAAAAAGAAATTGATAAGACGGTCCGGAATGTCGCTCAAATCCTCGGCGTTGTTGAGCTTCTGGATAAAATGCCGAAGCAACTATCGGGCGGGGAGCGGCAGCGGATCGCCTTGGGCCGGGCCATTGTTCGAAACCCACAGGTCTTTCTCTTTGACGAGCCCCTTTCAAACCTGGATGCCAAGCTGCGCACGGAAATGCGTTCGGAAATTTCCTCGCTTCATCGCCGGCTTCAAGTCACCACGGTCTATGTGACACACGATCAGGTTGAAGCCATGACGATGGGGGAGCGAATCGTCGTCCTCAAAGATGGAATCGTCCAGCAGATCGGCGAGCCTCTGGAGATCTATCAAAAACCGATAAATCTCTTTGTTGCGGGATTTATCGGAAGCCCGCAGATGAACCTCTTTCGCGCTGATGTTTCCGCCGATGCCGCCCGGATTGCCCTTTTCGGAACCTCCCTGCCGTTGCCGGAATCCGGGCGCAAGCTTTTGACCGGCAGTTCCGGGAAAGCGGTGGACCTCGGATTGCGGCCTGAAAATGTTCATCTTGATCCAGCGGGCGCTGTCAAGACGGAGGTCACATTGGTCGAGCCGACCGGCGGCGAATCATACGTCTACAGCCGGATGGGGAATCTAACGTTGGTCGCCCAGGCGCCCGGCGCGATCCGCCTCGCGATAGGCGAGGAGATTCATCTTCGCTTCGACCTTGAACAGGCGCACTTTTTCAATACAGAAACAGAGCAGAGGATCGATTCATTATGA
- a CDS encoding HDOD domain-containing protein, with protein sequence MGFKFIDKIRRHAAVSSGNFGTMFKDVDFPPLPEAATKLIEEVNKPDPDLQRIVKVISSSPETAACVIRTVNSSFFALRNEVRSVKHAVTLLGLKHIRPIALSYAVMNSLPHPKESIFNHKAFWSDSLIRAIFARALARRHCKSEEEEAFTAMLLADLALPVLMVTWGEYYMPIIEEWKAGTERLSEIEQSNFKWNHAQAAAWVMKSWGLPEELICYVGLHNALPSVIRDNELEKTIALPMAVASMFPSSLRDNPARNRMFIESSIIEFSLSFSDMEDLIKDSREAFSDIQASFHLTGNTVIEKLDSLIMTVQEMRNESDEETERQGAA encoded by the coding sequence ATGGGCTTCAAATTCATCGATAAGATTCGCCGCCACGCAGCCGTCTCGAGTGGAAACTTCGGCACAATGTTTAAGGATGTCGACTTTCCCCCGCTGCCGGAAGCGGCCACAAAGCTAATAGAGGAAGTCAATAAGCCGGACCCCGATTTACAGCGGATCGTGAAGGTTATTTCCTCATCACCTGAAACCGCCGCCTGCGTTATCCGCACGGTGAATTCGTCTTTCTTTGCTCTCCGGAATGAAGTGCGATCCGTAAAACACGCCGTCACGCTGCTCGGCCTCAAACACATCCGTCCGATCGCCCTTTCTTATGCGGTCATGAATTCTTTGCCGCACCCGAAAGAATCGATCTTTAATCACAAGGCCTTCTGGAGCGACTCTCTGATCCGGGCCATTTTCGCCCGGGCCCTCGCCCGCCGTCATTGCAAGAGTGAAGAAGAGGAGGCCTTTACGGCCATGCTCCTGGCGGATCTCGCTCTCCCCGTTCTAATGGTCACTTGGGGCGAATATTATATGCCGATCATCGAGGAGTGGAAGGCGGGGACGGAAAGGCTTTCGGAGATCGAACAATCCAACTTCAAATGGAACCATGCACAAGCGGCGGCCTGGGTGATGAAATCCTGGGGTTTGCCTGAGGAGCTAATTTGTTATGTGGGGTTGCATAATGCCCTGCCATCGGTCATCCGGGACAATGAACTCGAAAAGACGATCGCGCTGCCGATGGCGGTGGCCTCCATGTTCCCCAGCTCTCTTCGAGATAACCCGGCGCGTAACAGAATGTTTATAGAATCATCCATTATCGAATTCTCTTTGAGCTTTTCAGATATGGAGGATCTCATCAAAGATTCCCGTGAAGCCTTCTCTGACATCCAAGCTTCCTTCCACCTGACAGGCAATACTGTGATTGAGAAGCTGGATAGTCTAATAATGACCGTTCAAGAAATGAGGAATGAAAGCGATGAGGAAACTGAACGCCAGGGGGCTGCCTGA
- the trxA gene encoding thioredoxin, protein MNKVTDDNFNSEALQAGALVMLDFGATWCGPCKALEPILAEISEEYGDRIFIGKADIEEAPKIAERFSIMSVPTVIFLKAGEEVGRFVGAERKDKIVKKIEGYL, encoded by the coding sequence TTGAATAAGGTGACGGATGACAACTTCAATTCGGAGGCTCTTCAGGCCGGCGCGCTGGTGATGCTCGACTTCGGCGCAACCTGGTGCGGTCCCTGCAAAGCTTTGGAACCGATTCTTGCGGAAATCTCTGAAGAATACGGCGATCGGATTTTTATCGGCAAAGCCGACATTGAAGAGGCGCCCAAGATCGCGGAACGGTTCTCCATCATGTCGGTTCCGACGGTTATCTTTTTAAAAGCCGGGGAAGAAGTCGGCCGTTTTGTCGGCGCCGAGCGGAAAGACAAAATCGTCAAGAAAATCGAAGGGTACCTCTAA
- a CDS encoding sugar ABC transporter permease, protein MISTLSKHRFPYLLLLPSLLVILIVVLYPFLYNFWLSLSNMSLYHIHDAHLVGFENYKNILLEPELYVVLAKTAVWTFVNVFFHVGIGIGVAMLLNQSIKGRGVYRALLILPWAMPQYIVALTWRGMFNYQYGSINLLLGKWLHLPPVPWLSNETLAFIAATITNIWLGFPFMMIVALGAMQSIPAELYEAAAIDGASAWRRFRHVTLPMLKPIMVPAVSLGTIWTFNNLNVMWIVTRGGQPSDKSHILVTYVYKAAFTYYRYGYAAAFSVLIFLILLGFVLWYLKTTHALREERR, encoded by the coding sequence ATGATCTCGACACTATCGAAGCACCGCTTCCCCTATCTTTTGCTCCTACCATCCCTTTTGGTCATCCTGATTGTCGTTCTCTATCCATTTTTGTACAATTTCTGGCTCTCCCTGTCCAATATGAGTCTCTATCACATTCATGACGCGCACCTTGTCGGGTTTGAGAACTATAAGAATATATTGTTGGAGCCTGAGCTTTATGTTGTCCTCGCGAAGACAGCCGTCTGGACTTTTGTAAATGTTTTCTTTCATGTCGGCATCGGCATCGGCGTGGCGATGCTGCTGAATCAATCCATCAAGGGGCGCGGCGTTTATCGGGCGCTTCTGATTCTGCCCTGGGCGATGCCGCAGTATATCGTGGCTTTGACCTGGCGGGGAATGTTCAATTATCAATATGGTTCGATTAATCTGCTGCTTGGAAAATGGCTCCATTTGCCGCCTGTTCCCTGGCTGTCGAACGAGACTTTGGCTTTTATCGCGGCCACAATAACGAACATCTGGCTCGGCTTTCCCTTTATGATGATTGTCGCCCTGGGGGCGATGCAGTCTATTCCGGCGGAGCTCTATGAGGCGGCGGCCATCGATGGCGCCTCGGCCTGGCGGCGGTTCCGCCATGTCACTCTGCCTATGTTGAAGCCGATTATGGTTCCAGCGGTTTCATTGGGGACGATCTGGACTTTCAATAATCTGAACGTCATGTGGATCGTGACGCGCGGAGGACAGCCGTCGGATAAATCCCACATTCTCGTCACCTATGTCTATAAAGCGGCCTTTACATATTACAGATACGGGTATGCCGCCGCCTTTTCCGTCTTGATCTTTTTGATCTTGCTGGGGTTTGTTTTGTGGTATCTGAAAACGACCCACGCGCTTCGGGAGGAAAGGCGATGA
- a CDS encoding extracellular solute-binding protein encodes MRRRSIFFLIPPLVFLLAVGCGGGGEKPITIWEQMDPEERDIFAHHIEVYEQEHPGVLFEVSHYSTDDLRTQFQTAGMAGGGPDLVFGPSDQVGPFSVMQLIQPIDELLTHEELNAFRPDALDTLDGHIWAVPDQLGNHLILVWNSDLISAAPMTLDELIETAKNVTVDENGDGVPERYGLVFNVSEPFWAIPFLTAFGGWIMDSNNKPTLDSPAMVEALQFLKDLRYRYGIMPAECDYELADTMFKEGRAAMIINGPWSWGAYKKAGIHFGLARLPREAKSGRWPAPMVSSKGYSIGNRVKGDRLTLVLDALNSLTSVENQIDFAMQLGTLPSRQAAYADTRIQNDPILRNSLAQVEVGRKMPVITEMRAIWDIMRPAVQSVWNGTLEPAEAARQMQEHAVAKINEMKG; translated from the coding sequence ATGAGAAGACGATCTATTTTCTTTCTGATTCCGCCGTTGGTCTTTCTTTTGGCGGTGGGATGCGGCGGTGGAGGGGAGAAACCGATCACGATTTGGGAACAGATGGATCCCGAGGAGCGTGATATTTTCGCCCATCATATTGAGGTTTATGAACAAGAACACCCCGGCGTTCTCTTCGAAGTTTCACATTACAGCACCGATGATCTTCGCACGCAATTTCAAACGGCGGGAATGGCGGGCGGCGGTCCCGATCTCGTTTTTGGGCCCAGTGATCAAGTCGGACCCTTCTCTGTCATGCAGTTGATTCAACCGATTGATGAGCTGCTGACGCACGAAGAGCTCAACGCCTTCCGGCCGGATGCCCTGGATACACTCGATGGACATATCTGGGCCGTGCCCGATCAACTCGGCAACCATCTCATCCTCGTATGGAACAGCGATCTTATAAGTGCGGCGCCGATGACATTGGATGAACTGATCGAAACGGCCAAGAATGTGACGGTGGATGAGAATGGCGACGGAGTTCCGGAGCGATATGGACTGGTCTTTAATGTCAGTGAACCTTTTTGGGCGATCCCCTTTCTGACGGCGTTCGGCGGATGGATCATGGATTCGAACAATAAGCCAACGCTTGACTCGCCGGCGATGGTGGAGGCGCTCCAATTTCTGAAAGATCTTCGGTATCGGTACGGAATTATGCCCGCCGAATGCGATTATGAACTGGCCGACACGATGTTCAAGGAAGGCCGCGCCGCCATGATCATCAACGGGCCCTGGTCATGGGGGGCTTACAAAAAAGCGGGGATCCATTTTGGATTGGCCCGCCTCCCCCGAGAGGCAAAATCAGGCCGGTGGCCTGCGCCGATGGTTTCATCCAAAGGTTATTCGATCGGCAACCGGGTCAAAGGCGATCGGCTCACCCTGGTGCTTGACGCTTTGAACTCTTTGACGTCTGTGGAAAATCAGATCGATTTCGCAATGCAGCTGGGGACTTTGCCGTCGCGCCAGGCGGCCTATGCCGACACCCGCATCCAGAACGACCCTATCTTGAGAAACTCACTGGCCCAGGTGGAGGTCGGACGGAAAATGCCGGTCATCACCGAGATGAGAGCGATTTGGGACATTATGCGCCCCGCCGTGCAATCTGTCTGGAACGGCACGTTGGAACCGGCCGAAGCCGCGCGGCAGATGCAGGAACATGCGGTGGCGAAAATCAATGAGATGAAAGGCTAG
- a CDS encoding ROK family protein: MIMIDRQRKLLQLLRQKGALSRSEMSRLSGFRPNTVGDLIASLLDAEIIRECGSVPSQGGRPRLPLEIDPTRRHVVGLGIAPGLISCARLNLRGSVIEGPFLEEAHGAGQIVNAAKKLLSRTIDPKTLGIGISVTGFVDGDTKTILFSSSTPGERAVSLEKLTEATKELPVIMNNDMQALAANWMLFHRELIFDDTLLVRIGDGSIGASMLVNGMPVCGCISGANELGHMRFLVETERCYCGFEGCLEQIFSTSYLKKIHPGDHRSLFEQIRWYDSGNPSLDTLIRYLSTGIANAVNLIRPHRLVLAGEMISCGSFMAELTRLVRLGILPELVDCIRVDMWDHPSTHDAEIGGWLALAGFYLEGWCIRREQSPRGGRSTLDSP; the protein is encoded by the coding sequence ATGATAATGATTGATCGTCAAAGAAAGTTGCTGCAACTCCTCCGGCAAAAAGGAGCTTTGAGCCGCTCAGAGATGTCGCGGCTCAGCGGTTTCCGTCCCAACACCGTCGGTGACCTCATCGCCTCCCTGCTGGATGCTGAGATCATCCGGGAGTGCGGCTCGGTTCCTTCTCAGGGAGGCCGGCCCCGCCTACCCCTCGAAATCGATCCAACCCGCCGTCATGTCGTCGGATTGGGGATTGCCCCCGGTCTGATAAGTTGCGCCCGTTTGAACCTCCGGGGAAGTGTCATTGAAGGACCCTTCCTTGAAGAGGCGCATGGGGCCGGCCAAATCGTCAATGCGGCGAAAAAGCTCCTCAGCCGAACGATCGATCCTAAAACGCTCGGGATCGGAATCAGCGTCACCGGATTTGTCGATGGCGACACCAAGACGATCCTCTTCAGCTCATCGACGCCGGGGGAACGGGCCGTCAGCCTGGAAAAGCTCACGGAGGCGACAAAAGAGCTCCCGGTCATTATGAACAATGACATGCAAGCGTTGGCGGCCAATTGGATGCTCTTTCATCGAGAGCTCATCTTTGATGACACGCTGTTGGTGAGGATCGGCGACGGATCGATCGGAGCCTCGATGCTGGTGAATGGAATGCCCGTCTGCGGATGTATTAGTGGAGCCAACGAGCTGGGCCATATGCGCTTTCTTGTCGAAACCGAGCGTTGTTATTGCGGATTTGAGGGCTGCCTCGAGCAAATTTTTAGCACCAGCTATCTAAAAAAGATTCATCCGGGCGACCATCGCTCTCTTTTTGAGCAGATCCGTTGGTATGACTCGGGCAACCCCTCTCTCGACACACTGATCAGATACCTCTCCACCGGCATCGCTAATGCCGTCAACCTCATCCGCCCTCATCGTCTCGTCCTGGCCGGCGAGATGATTTCATGCGGATCCTTCATGGCCGAGCTGACCCGTCTCGTCCGGCTGGGAATCCTCCCCGAGCTTGTCGACTGCATCCGCGTCGATATGTGGGATCACCCCTCCACCCATGACGCCGAAATCGGCGGATGGTTGGCCTTGGCGGGATTTTACCTGGAAGGATGGTGTATCCGCAGAGAACAATCCCCACGGGGCGGCCGGTCAACCCTTGACTCCCCCTAG